From Pseudomonadota bacterium, one genomic window encodes:
- a CDS encoding serine/threonine protein kinase — protein MSRRLTLVLLFVAWASMSMPCHGAPAPPLSQTFTFDRPGVLYVTPTGQNAYTQVATQSPATIPLDPGGEYDLLVEGPDGFFLLWRGEYQRYHPASSIKATPITLHRVVAWSHVAAAGTGLLAMVGGALFLRLRGARKEQQTLAEQLEEEQAYSELRPGALPKKIGRYKIEDRLGTGGMATVYRAVDEYGDTYALKVPDLRVLDHEDSAARFFREMEISGALKHPGIVRIAEVNRGDDKTHPYIALEFIDGETLRQLIDREGPLPVDRTLAIVREIADALEYAHSKSIIHRDLKPANIMITRRQQIRIMDFGIAKATNLETMTGTDITLGTPDYMAPEQVDSRGASVQSDLYSLGIMLFEMMAKQLPFEDTDAYRLLVRKMNDPAPRLSTLRPDVPKRLDNLIALLLSTDPARRPKSAAELVRLIDLLEG, from the coding sequence ATGTCGCGCCGCCTCACCCTCGTCCTGCTCTTCGTCGCCTGGGCCTCGATGTCGATGCCCTGCCACGGCGCCCCTGCCCCCCCATTGAGCCAGACCTTCACGTTCGACCGCCCCGGCGTGCTCTACGTCACACCCACCGGGCAGAACGCCTACACCCAGGTGGCGACCCAGAGCCCGGCCACGATCCCTCTAGATCCGGGTGGCGAATATGACCTTCTCGTCGAAGGCCCCGATGGGTTCTTTCTCCTCTGGCGCGGCGAGTATCAACGGTACCATCCTGCGAGCTCGATCAAGGCCACCCCCATTACCTTGCATCGCGTCGTGGCCTGGAGCCACGTGGCCGCCGCCGGTACAGGCCTGCTCGCCATGGTGGGGGGAGCCCTCTTCTTGCGACTGCGCGGGGCCCGCAAAGAGCAGCAGACCCTGGCCGAGCAGCTCGAGGAGGAGCAGGCCTACAGCGAGCTGCGGCCCGGAGCCCTTCCCAAGAAGATCGGGCGCTACAAGATCGAGGACCGCCTCGGAACGGGCGGCATGGCCACGGTATACAGAGCCGTCGACGAGTACGGCGACACCTACGCGCTGAAGGTGCCCGACCTGCGGGTGCTCGACCATGAAGACTCGGCGGCACGGTTCTTTCGTGAGATGGAGATCAGCGGGGCGCTGAAGCATCCGGGCATCGTGCGCATCGCCGAGGTGAATCGCGGCGACGACAAGACGCATCCCTACATCGCCCTCGAGTTCATCGACGGCGAGACCCTGCGCCAGCTCATCGATCGGGAAGGCCCCCTCCCCGTCGACCGCACCCTCGCGATCGTGCGCGAGATCGCCGACGCGCTCGAGTACGCGCACAGCAAGAGCATCATCCACCGCGATCTGAAACCCGCGAACATCATGATCACCCGTCGCCAGCAGATCCGCATCATGGACTTCGGCATCGCCAAGGCCACCAACCTCGAGACCATGACGGGCACCGACATCACGCTCGGCACGCCCGACTACATGGCCCCGGAGCAGGTTGACAGCCGCGGGGCCAGCGTGCAGTCTGACCTGTATTCGCTGGGCATCATGCTCTTCGAGATGATGGCAAAGCAGCTGCCGTTCGAAGACACCGACGCCTATCGGCTGCTCGTGCGGAAGATGAACGACCCGGCCCCCCGCCTGTCGACCCTGCGCCCCGACGTGCCCAAGCGCCTCGACAACCTCATCGCCCTGCTGCTCTCCACAGACCCCGCCCGCCGGCCAAAATCGGCGGCGGAGCTCGTGCGCCTCATCGACCTGCTCGAAGGCTGA
- the pruA gene encoding L-glutamate gamma-semialdehyde dehydrogenase codes for SALDEMRGRHHEVALTIGERTVQTGDLRDLRMPHDRHATLGQYHSARKEDARAAIEVATRAAESWSRTPWEDRAAIFLRAAEMLAGPYRQVLNAATMLGQSKTAYQAEIDSACELIDFLRFNVAFMKQLYETQPVSSPGVWNRLDYRPLEGYVLAITPFNFTAIAANLPMSAALMGNTVIWKPASSAMLSASYILDLFTKAGLPPGVITMLPGDAREIGDVLLDDPALAGVHFTGSTPTFQHIWKRVGGNIDRYRTYPRLVGETGGKDFVVVHASADPQEVATALVRGAFEYQGQKCSAASRAYIPQTMWKQVEAIMLEQVSSIKVGDVRDFSNFMGAVIDEASFRRISEFLDHARTARGNTVVCGGTADDRDGWFVQPTVVRAEDPADRLLCEEIFGPVLTVHVYPESGFDDVLALCDRTSPYGLTGSIFARDRAVVSKASDRLRHAAGNFYINDKPTGAVVGQQPFGGGRASGTNDKAGSVFNLLRWVSPRAIKETLVPPTDYRYPFLQPEA; via the coding sequence CTGGGGCAGTACCACTCGGCCCGCAAGGAAGACGCCCGCGCGGCCATCGAGGTCGCCACCCGCGCGGCCGAATCGTGGTCGCGCACCCCCTGGGAAGATCGCGCCGCAATCTTCCTGCGCGCCGCGGAGATGCTCGCCGGGCCCTATCGCCAGGTGCTCAACGCCGCGACCATGCTCGGCCAGAGCAAGACGGCCTACCAGGCAGAGATCGACTCGGCCTGCGAGCTCATCGACTTCCTGCGGTTCAACGTGGCGTTCATGAAGCAGCTGTACGAGACGCAGCCCGTCTCGTCGCCCGGCGTGTGGAACCGCCTCGACTACCGCCCCCTCGAGGGCTACGTGCTCGCCATCACGCCCTTCAACTTCACGGCCATCGCGGCCAACCTGCCCATGTCGGCCGCGCTCATGGGCAACACCGTCATCTGGAAGCCGGCTTCGTCGGCCATGCTCTCGGCATCGTACATCCTCGATCTGTTCACGAAGGCCGGCCTGCCCCCAGGGGTCATCACGATGCTCCCGGGCGATGCCCGTGAGATCGGCGATGTGCTGCTCGATGACCCGGCCCTGGCAGGGGTCCACTTCACGGGCTCCACCCCCACCTTCCAGCACATCTGGAAGCGGGTGGGCGGCAACATCGATCGGTATCGCACCTATCCCCGACTCGTGGGCGAGACCGGCGGCAAGGACTTCGTGGTCGTGCACGCCTCCGCTGACCCTCAAGAGGTGGCCACGGCGCTCGTGCGCGGGGCGTTCGAGTACCAGGGCCAGAAGTGCTCCGCCGCCTCTCGCGCCTACATCCCGCAGACGATGTGGAAGCAGGTCGAGGCCATCATGCTCGAGCAGGTTTCGTCGATCAAGGTGGGCGACGTGCGCGACTTCTCGAACTTCATGGGCGCGGTCATCGACGAGGCGTCATTCCGCCGCATCTCCGAGTTCCTCGACCACGCCCGCACCGCGCGCGGAAACACGGTGGTCTGCGGCGGCACCGCCGACGACCGCGACGGCTGGTTCGTGCAGCCCACGGTGGTGCGGGCCGAAGACCCAGCCGATCGCCTCCTCTGCGAGGAGATCTTCGGCCCGGTGCTCACCGTGCATGTCTATCCGGAGTCCGGGTTCGACGACGTGCTCGCCCTCTGCGATCGCACCTCGCCCTACGGCCTCACGGGGTCGATCTTCGCGCGCGATCGGGCCGTGGTGTCAAAGGCCAGCGACCGTCTGCGCCATGCGGCCGGCAACTTCTACATCAACGACAAGCCCACGGGCGCCGTGGTGGGCCAGCAGCCCTTCGGCGGCGGCCGCGCCTCCGGCACCAACGACAAGGCGGGCAGCGTGTTCAACCTGCTGCGATGGGTGTCGCCTCGGGCCATCAAGGAGACCCTTGTTCCGCCCACCGACTACCGCTACCCGTTCCTTCAGCCGGAGGCCTGA